In a single window of the Candidatus Nanosynbacter featherlites genome:
- a CDS encoding phosphatase PAP2 family protein: MEAIVKLVADGLVIPVVLIGAYALLCKVPNNKKYQTYARVLMAGLTAYVVAKTVGTFYQPESLRPFELMGVEPGAAYLNNPGFPSDHALFTMAITLAVWFGTRDKLLASVCLVLTLLVGIGRVLALVHTPLDVAGGLLIACIGIIWYKPLIKR; the protein is encoded by the coding sequence ATGGAAGCAATTGTGAAACTGGTGGCAGACGGTTTGGTTATACCGGTGGTCTTGATTGGTGCGTACGCATTGCTGTGCAAAGTGCCGAATAATAAAAAATACCAGACATATGCCAGAGTGTTGATGGCAGGCTTGACGGCGTATGTGGTGGCAAAGACGGTGGGGACGTTCTATCAGCCAGAAAGCTTGCGACCATTTGAGTTGATGGGTGTTGAGCCAGGTGCAGCATATCTGAATAATCCTGGGTTTCCTTCAGATCACGCATTGTTCACCATGGCAATCACCTTGGCAGTTTGGTTCGGTACGCGCGATAAGTTGCTAGCGAGCGTTTGTTTAGTGTTGACACTGCTGGTTGGAATTGGCCGGGTGCTGGCATTGGTGCATACACCGCTTGATGTCGCCGGTGGTTTGTTGATTGCTTGTATTGGTATCATCTGGTACAAGCCGCTAATAAAGCGTTAG
- a CDS encoding DNA recombination protein RmuC: MEIIIIILLGIIVMGLGATLFVLQSKLGELKQQSSVELIKTDVVELGRTIAKLNESVSDKLERSNAQVQTSVQKQLSESAKLVADVTQRLAKLDETNKRVVDVATDLKTLQNVLQNPKQRGVFGEFYLESVLDNVLPAKQFQMQYRFKDGEIVDAVIFLDKGQILPVDSKFSLENYNRMINAETKAERELWLNKVKADLKGRIDETSKYIRPRENTMDFAFMFIPSESLYYDLLINNVGTGGSSRDLIEYAFRDKRVIIVSPTSFLAYLQTVLQGLRSLQIEEQAKDIQVRVGQLGVHIKKFDELMTKMGKSLSTTVGHYNNSYKELGKIDKDVVRIAGGDHQTQPELIDRPAQED, translated from the coding sequence ATGGAAATCATTATCATCATTCTCTTAGGTATTATCGTTATGGGCTTGGGCGCAACGCTGTTTGTGCTGCAGTCAAAACTAGGCGAGCTGAAGCAACAGTCATCAGTTGAGCTCATCAAAACTGACGTGGTGGAGCTGGGGCGAACCATCGCCAAGTTGAATGAATCAGTTAGCGACAAATTAGAGCGCAGCAATGCTCAAGTGCAAACTTCGGTCCAAAAGCAGCTGTCGGAAAGTGCCAAATTGGTGGCGGACGTGACACAGCGGCTGGCCAAGTTGGATGAAACAAACAAGCGGGTGGTCGACGTAGCGACTGACCTAAAAACTTTGCAGAACGTTCTGCAAAATCCGAAGCAGCGCGGCGTGTTCGGCGAGTTTTACTTAGAAAGTGTGCTGGACAATGTACTGCCAGCCAAGCAGTTTCAGATGCAGTACCGCTTCAAGGATGGCGAGATTGTTGATGCGGTGATTTTTTTGGACAAGGGGCAGATTTTGCCAGTAGACAGTAAATTTAGTCTGGAAAATTACAACCGGATGATCAACGCTGAGACTAAAGCTGAGCGCGAGTTGTGGCTGAATAAGGTGAAGGCTGACCTGAAGGGGCGCATCGACGAAACCAGCAAGTACATTCGGCCGCGTGAGAATACTATGGATTTTGCCTTTATGTTCATTCCATCAGAGTCGCTGTATTATGATCTACTCATCAACAATGTTGGTACGGGCGGTTCGAGCCGCGATTTGATCGAATATGCCTTTCGTGACAAGCGGGTGATCATCGTCAGCCCGACCAGCTTTTTAGCGTATTTGCAGACGGTGCTACAGGGGCTGCGGAGCCTACAGATTGAAGAGCAGGCCAAGGACATCCAGGTGCGTGTCGGTCAGCTGGGCGTGCATATCAAAAAGTTTGACGAGCTGATGACCAAGATGGGTAAGAGCCTCAGTACGACTGTCGGGCATTATAATAATTCATACAAGGAGCTGGGCAAGATTGATAAAGACGTGGTGCGGATCGCTGGTGGTGATCATCAAACGCAGCCAGAACTGATCGATCGGCCAGCGCAGGAAGATTGA